The proteins below come from a single Mugil cephalus isolate CIBA_MC_2020 chromosome 7, CIBA_Mcephalus_1.1, whole genome shotgun sequence genomic window:
- the LOC125010178 gene encoding coiled-coil domain-containing protein 178: MPDVEPLRFPSREGPSQQDQADFQTACSGRRRTCALLNSPSPCVNSAIYHIQEMKMTVEDWCQQSGKYHSQTDQDKHQYSKSLRFQSRDSDSESGVSTELYVEGIAINARESCPLTPLLKKINDVLAEVVYLIERLEADRQYAEEALQKEKRRKIFLENKVDSIALWKQKEHAFVVQKEHEACIRDITELKWQLNLEREKLDQVQEKLTRTEVLNQHLHEDISFAKKHIPIVRENLDIQRSLIDQINDAQAEADDVCSKTQSDLTLIQKELKKMELDANSEKISLDSVLSAMKNQLAEKLEDLNQLKMLENSLCVEIKETEKTISLTEEKCTLITQRIPEMMELERTEKDRISQLNLEIVDEMQKNVKLNEKLVSLQEVIEKTKLKGEAEVSCIKEQLQSKRQTFAAVRKENMEHEQNVEDYKIKICESKKAVKQMREERKQMLQKITDNDEQWEKAKEEVTQVVAQHSVTQAKLEEQEQLTFMEEQRARKAIENLRKDLTGQATALELLKAQCVNVNEELKRHRTSSVLINQKLQKEFEEASLATKAMETKMEKVRKLTNNLEKIQCEHKKKLAILEKEKKLKSDHLRAAQDLHRATIKRYDTIVATISDLINKAEEYQEASDKMDKIVGSMPDVIADLQSVFEMLEFTNKSAVLIMSTLKSDINNCQQRAERSVQTHTSHVTARKKIMEDTKEALKTALNENKQLASKYKGLKKILMEAKQESVSALSEKNHAHKSLHSYTQLSLLQKRMHEALVKYFKQRSLYSQAELDRCQALSQETNQKIKTAQEGLAEEIQLVSAFLQSLTDDSTTTDDAGVNKQAGPDAAGSNE; encoded by the exons ATGCCAGACGTCGAGCCCCTCAGATTCCCATCAAGGGAAGGACCAAGCCAACAAG ATCAAGCAGATTTTCAAACCGCCTGCTCTGGTAGACGTCGCACATGTGCTCTGCTCAACAGTCCTTCACCATGTGTCAACAGTGCTATTTACCATATCCAAGAGATGAAGATGACAGTGGAAGACTGGTGTCAGCAG TCCGGAAAATATCACTCACAGACTGATCAGGACAAGCATCAATACAGCAAAAGTTTACG ATTTCAGTCCAGAGACTCGGATTCTGAATCTGGGGTGTCTACAGAGTTGTACGTTGAAGGCATTGCTATCAATGCAAGAG AAAGTTGTCCATTGACTCCACtactgaagaaaataaatgacgtCCTGGCTGAGGTTGTTTATCTGATTGAGCGGTTGGAGGCTGACCGACAGTATGCAGAGGAAGCTCTccaaaaagagaagagaagaaaaatatttctggAGAACAAAGTTGACAGTATTGCGCTGTGGAAGCAAAAAGAGCACGCTTTTGTTGTCCAGAAAG AACATGAAGCCTGCATTAGAGACATCACTGAATTAAAGTGGCAGCTAAACCTGGAAAGAGAGAAACTTGACCAAGTCCAGGAGAAACTGACACGCACAGAGGTGTTGAACCAGCACTTACACGAGGACATCAGCTTTGCCAAAAAACATATTCCCATTGTGAGGGAAAACCTGGATATCCAGAGAAGCCTCATAGATCAGATCAACGATGCACAGGCTGAG gctgaTGACGTTtgctcaaaaacacaaagtgatcTCACACTGATCCAGAAGGAGTTAAAAAAGATGGAGCTGGACGCCAACAGTGAAAAAATTTCATTGGACTCTGTGCTGTCGGCTATGAAGAATCAGCTGGCAGAGAAATT ggAGGATTTAAATCAGCTGAAGATGCTTGAGAACAGTCTATGTGTGGAGATAAAAGAGACTGAAAAGACCATTTCTCTTACAGAGGAAAAATGCACACTCATAACTCAGCGTATCCCTGAAATGATGGAGCTTGAAAGAACTGAAAAAGACAGG aTTTCCCAGTTGAATCTTGAGATTGTGGACGAAATGCAAAAgaatgtgaaattaaatgaaaaactggTTTCACTGCAAGAAGTCATTGAGAAAACT AAACTTAAAGGGGAAGCAGAAGTTTCTTGCATAAAAGAGCAGCTCCAATCAAAACGTCAAACGTTTGCAGCCGTCcggaaagaaaacatggagcatGAACAGAATGTCGAAGACTACAAGATAAAAATTTGTGAGAG caagaaAGCTGTGAAGCAGATGCGCGAGGAGAGGAAGCAGATGCTCCAGAAAATCACTGACAATGACGAGCAGTGGGAAAAGGCCAAGGAGGAAGTGACCCAGGTTGTAGCCCAACACAGTGTCACCCAGGCTAAGCTggaagaacaagaacagctcACCTTCATGGAAGAACAGAGGGCCAGG AAAGCGATCGAAAACTTGAGGAAAGATCTGACAGGTCAGGCGACTGCCCTGGAACTACTAAAG GCTCAGTGTGTAAATGTCAATGAAGAACTGAAACGACATCGTACGAGTTCGGtgctaatcaaccaaaaactTCAGAAGGAATTTGAAGAAGCATCTTTAGCAACTAAAGCTATGGAGACAAAGATGGAG AAAGTCAGGAAATTGACAAACAATTTGGAAAAGATTCAGTGTGAACACAAGAAAAAACTAGCCATCcttgagaaggagaaaaaactcaaaagtGACCACCTGAGAGCCGCTCAG GATTTACACCGTGCCACTATAAAGAGATATGACACCATTGTGGCTACGATCAGTGACCTTATAAATAAAGCGGAGGAATACCAGGAGGCTTCAGATAAAATGGATAAAATTGTTGGAAGCATGCCAGACGTAATAGCAGATCTTCA AAgtgtgtttgaaatgctggAATTCACAAACAAATCAGCTGTTCTCATAATGAGCACCTTGAAGTCTGATATTAATAACTGCCAGCAACGAGCAGAGCGATccgtgcagacacacacttctCATGTTACAGCAAGGAAAAAGATAATGGAAGATaccaag gagGCACTGAAAACAGCCCTGAATGAGAACAAACAGCTGGCTAGCAAGTACAAAGGTCTGAAGAAGATCCTCATGGAGGCCAAACAGGAGTCGGTGTCTGCACTGAGCGAGAAGAACCACGCTCATAAATCTTTACATTCATACACACAG CTCTCTTTGTTGCAGAAGAGGATGCACGAAGCTTTGGTGAAATACTTCAAACAACGCAGCCTCTACAGCCAGGCTGAACTGGACCGGTGCCAGGCTCTTTCTCAAGAGACcaaccagaaaataaaaacagcccaG GAGGGGTTGGCGGAGGAAATTCAGCTCGTCTCAGCATTCCTACAATCCTTGACGGATGACTCTACTACCACTGATGATGCCGGGGTGAACAAACAAGCCGGTCCAGATGCTGCTGGATCGAATGAGTAG